CTGCGGCAAATGACAATTTCAGCGGCAATATTTGACGCAGCTCAAGGAGCTGCGGCAAATGACAATTTCTGCGGCAAATTTGACGCAGCTATTTGAGCTGCGTCAAATATTGCTGCAGAAACagctttttcatcaaaataccaacaattttgagggccTAAGAGccatattggtcaattttttgatgattttgatttgataaattgctttttgtcattctaaatagaaaatacatgtatttttactcattgacaaataaaaagtagatatttattgaatcatcattcattctttttaaagtcaaatttatttcaataaatagatacAGAGGGAACATACATTGTGTTCCTGCAAATTTACACTTTCAAAAAAGCTTTCCTTTATCCTGTAAAAGAATGAACAAATGATGTCTCATTTTGTAAAAGATGTTTCCTCATTGGCTTTTGAgtttcaattaaattcatttcataagtgctgttgttgctgctgctgttggtTCTTGCTGAAGTTGTGGTTGCTGTTAATGTTCCCGGAGTGGTTGTTGGACATCTTGATGTTGTTGGGGTTGCCGGTGTGGTTTTTGCACCTCCTGCAGAAATTGTTTatgctgctgttgttgttgttgctgttggcCAATTCTGTCGTTACATCTCCTGTGTGGTTGCTGCTGTTTTTGCTCCTGCTGCTGTTCATGTGATTGAAGTACCTGAAATAGAAATTAATTTATAATGCATATAAGCAAGATACCAAAGTTATtcctaatttcattttcattgttaaccCTTAatagactggggggggggggtggaggcacCTTTCGATACTTTGCAAGATTTCTCCAAATGGACAAGATCCTCAGGCGCCCCCCGGGATGATCTACCAGAATAGCCTCACCTAGTAAGGTTTATTAACAGGATTTTGTACTCATTACATTCAGTTGATTTTGCATCAACTCAATTCATCAAATGAATGTAAAGGGTCTACCagtaaaaaattattatgtGAGCTTCTTCGGGTAATCTACCTGAGTCCTATTACTCCTTTACTgacaaattaataattaaaaatatgatgaagTGAATAACTAGCATCTATGTCTTTGCAGTAATTTGACATGTTTGACATCTTAGGTGGTAGTGGTGGGGGTCAATAATTATAGAAAAGCAGAATATTCATGTACCACTTTGGCAAGAGAAAGCAAGTCACATTATCTACCAATGATTGATATTGGTTTGTTGTTTTTGCAGctgtaaaagaaatatcatataTCAATTTAACACCTTGAACTTAGAGTTTAATTCTAAAATATGGACTGGATTCTTGACGAAGAGCAAATCAAGAagacaaaaatcattcaaattgtTATCATGTGACATACTTCCTATGCCAAAGTGAATCAGAATTATAATCAAGAGTGTTTAACTTACAGGTGAAATCACATTACTAGGATCTTTGTATGGCTCTCCAAACCCTTCAGTCGTTGATTTTGACATGGCTTTCTGATACTATCTTGTGTCTTTCTGGAAATGTGGACAAAGCCTCACCTGAAggaataaattaaattgaaattttcaaaaaatgtttggcacttttttttctcacatgtATACATTGcatgtatatcaaaagaaaataagaggaaacGTCATTTGActactaagtttttatcatggggggggggggggtaaagggaTCAAGATGGGTTAATATGATGaacaaaaatgtaaacatgCAACAATAGATAATATATAAGGAATCTCTGGTTGAGAAACATCACTTCATATGCTATGCAATTGTTCCTCATAATTTATCTTGCACACACATGTACACGTAGTGAGGAtgggtgagggagagagagcgaGCGTTGTCATCGTACATGCAAAAAGTATTGAATCCATCACTGGTGTATAGATGAGGGggcaatgcccccccccccaatgtttcatgaccaagaaaaaaaaagggaatgggGAAAGGGTTAAATAGTCTATTATTTTCtgattatgtcaaaatctttctaaaaatttgatttctgtaTTTAAAAGTTCAACAATTTTGCTCACTCCCTTCGCTCTCTTGCATCTTTGGAGAACTTTTGTTCCATCCGCCATATTTAGCcctctcaaaatatttggctcattacgccactgaaatCCATTGtaagaattttatattttaatgtaaaCCTAATCTAACCCTAATAAGACTGCCAATGTATCTTGGAGGCAGGAAAGATGGGCGGAAGGGGGGTGGGGGCCCTCAAGATCTTGACCGTTAATTGCGCAATTGTGAAAAAATGCAACATGCCTGTCACAGatgaaaaaattgtatatttgatcgttctaaaattatttaaatttatttgtaattaataAATTTTACTTATTCATGCATGAAATTAGAATTTGGCTGGAAATCTATAAACAAAGCCcttgaagtgttttttttttgttcagacACATAAACgttaaatgatatcaaattccattcatctgtatttttttttttctgaagtatttctttgttgttttattttactttttttttatattgttgacAAAATTTTCTGATCATAAGCAACTTGaaagtaattgattttaatcagtaaaaataaaaattactggtatgatacaattatgaattttggctagaaacagaatttgcattggatttgttcatgaaatcacattttaaagcaattctgacatgtacttacacAACGTTGCGTAATTACAGAACCGGGTACCCATGTGTCACAAATTTTGTCTGAAAACTCATGaatcttaaaaaaaaggcaTATAATGACGCGGCACCATCTTTCACGTTGTGGATTTATcgcgaatttttttttagccCCCCCACcgcctttttagggttaaatcaGATTGCACATCATGATGGGTTTTACTGATATTCATTCTGCAACCCATATTTCAAAGACTATCCATCATATCTGACATTGATTTTTACCTGTGGCTGCATGTTAGTCTCTGCTTTTCTACAACTGTGGCCAAATATTCTGCAACAAGTTCGTTAGATGGGCCCTTGGCATTTTTCTTATTGTAGGAGACCGGCAAGCCCTGGCTTTGAAGTTCCTGGTCTATCCTTCTCCAGCTGCAATATCTGGTCAGTTGAGGACTTGGGGGCTTTGTGTCAGGAGTGGTCTTGGTAGTGGCGGTGGCAATGGTGATGGCAGTGGCAGAAGCAGACTTGGTGGTGGTGGCATTAGTAGCACTGAtggtggtggcagcagtggtggtggtgactgCAATTGCAGCATTGTTGATGGTGGTATACGCCTCATCACGaccaacatttgctcctgctgcCATCTATTATGTTTTAAGTAgaataaacattaaaacatttGATTATTAACACATCAACTTCAGAACACTAGTGTATTGATAATAAAACTTGTACATATAGCAGTCAAAGCATAAAATGAACTTCCACAGAAGAGTACATGTACCTTCTTCTAATAGAATTTCAGACCACCTTGAGGATGTTATGCTCAAAGCAAGGTTTTTATTTGACAACATTGGTCAAAGAGAAACATGGATTTAAATCTCAGAATACAACTCGTATCATTGGTTGATCAATAGTACTGTACAATACCCCATTCAGATATACGTTGACCAATTATTTCTTGTTGGGTATAGAGAGCATGCTGATTCTATAGCTATCAGTGTTGTGTACCGAGGACGGCCTCGGGACCAGAATTTGCGTCCTCGGCCTCGAAGCCTGATGTCTCGGCCTCTGTCGCTCTGTCTTGATGTCTCGGCTCCGAGGCCTGACAAATGCAGTCATTTCCAGCACATAAATTGTGTCCATCATCAACGCAATGTGAATTTCTAATGGCTTTAATGCACACATTATTATTAGATCTAGattccaccccacccccccccccctctctatagattatatataccggtaatatatatatattttgcctgatttttttatttattctatttatttattttcaagtttttacattcatttatttttttttcttgagggggggtcaatggtcaattgaattcaacaaaaaaaacatgcaaatttttttagCGGTCTCTGTCTCGGCTGACCCAGCCTAGGATACAACACTAATAGTTATGCATTTAGATATGATTCACACATAGAAGTGTTGTATTgtctaaattttaaaaaaaaatggtctattGAGAGACACATTCCTAACGTCGATGCATAAACTGTAAGCTCAAAAAAGCAAAAGTAGCCCCGGTATCGAtctgccattttgttttcaattttgaaagcaGGAGAACGAAAGCGACATAACTTTCGCCTTTTTTGAGCTTACACTTTATGCATCGACGATAGTATTGTGTCTCGATAGATCTTCATCCATGTAATACAGGCAAGTGCATAATTTTCCCCCTTTAATTTGGGGTGATATGGTGACCACAATTCTACCCCATTGATTTGTCTGCCAACTAGCCCAGGAGCTGTCCGTGTAATACACGGACAGCTCCTGGGCTGCAGCCCGTACAGCGGGCCGCAGTTGCCTGGGTTACTCGAAATCTATCACAAGATCAGATTTTGtatagagtctagatctagaagtACTTAGATCCTCTAAAAAAGGCCCAAATTTTTGCTAACTGACTcacagctttaaaaaaaaaataactttgccttttttttaattactgtCTGGCCACCAAACTGTTTATACTCGCAagccacccaccccccccccccctgaaaactATAAGAAAAACAATCCCTCACAGTTACAGAGTACAATATTTGTgacagtcacccccccccccccccaataaaaaaaaaaaaaaaaaaaaaaaaaaaaaaacatgccaaAGCCGAGGCCAAACATGACCGTGATCACCAATCAACACCCATCAATGCTCCTCGAGATTTGACTGTATTTTTGTCGCCCACAACAACCCAAGGCCAAgccacaaaaaaataaaggctCACTCTCACACAGCTGTTCACATATCGCACTGAATTAGGTAATTAAAGACTAAAgtcagaaagaaagacagatgcAACTCAAGTCGCAACGCCGCTCATTCGAGCTCCACCCTACACACATCAACACTACTGCCGTGTACTACGCCGAAGCTCCGGGATAGCGACCACTCGGCATCTCGATGATGCCTCCACGATATCcccgggcaaaatgcatgtttaccTCGTAGAAAACGATGGAAATATGATATGTATTATCAATGTCATTCTTTCGGaagtgatttatttattactttatcaaatgatgtaataattgaataaatacaataattaGAAAGTACTTACATCTCCGattcaaattttacttcaattctGTCACCATCAAAATTTTATCGCAGACGACGTGTGTGAAGAAAGAAACCGGCTGTTAGCTGCAAATCAGGCTCGTTCACGaactatttttcatttatttatttttatttacgaTAACAATATGTTATTGCTTTTATGAAACGGATATTTGCAACTATGACAAGTTGCCATTGCAATAACAAGATTTGTCATAGATATGGGAGATGTTACAGTTGCAAgtcaaaagttttatgaaacgggccccaggtttacagacctaatagagacattttaaggacagtgccattaaacggatatgtatttcactgatcacataatacgagcgcgaagtgcgatattcagacctaaaaagggacattataagcacatttttgtaatcatgacacgtacgtacctgtctcgctaaacaaacaatgcaagcgcgaagcgcgagatgaaatttttgtatatattgaccccaaacggacattttaaggactatattttaggaatccattaagagtatacatctcaccatagtcatctaatgcgagtacCAAgcacttgctgattttgttagaattacatctaaacacatgaagcactttttgtagacATTGTAATCCTGATAAGCATacacatctcactaatcaaatattacgtgcgcgaagcgcgagatgaaaatttaggaaattcagacctgaatagggacattttaaggcttgtttgtaggaattcacgaagaccgtgcgtatttcactaaccaaatgatgcgagctgaaagttttgtatatattgaccccaaacagggatattttaaggactattttttttagGAATCTAATAAgagtacacatatctcaccatcgCATTCtaatttgttagaattacatctaaacacatgaagcactttttgtagtcataatcatgattatcatacgcatctcactgccgctaatcaaatattgtgagcgtgaagtgcgagctaaaaatttaggaaattcagacctgaagaagggcattctaaggcttgtttgtaagaattcacgaagaccatgcgtatttcactaaccaaaatgatgcgagcgcggagcgcaagctgaaaatttttgatattcagatcagaaaatttttaggaattcatgaagagcagacataatCTCACCAATCCAATTATGCGAGCGTAAGCacagacaggaaatgttttatattaagaccttaagtggggcaatcactttaagcagtcatgaaaaaaagcatatgtcacttcataaaacaataataattcaaagtgcgaggaaatatatttggtgtatattgacttgaaaacgggaggttttagtacaacaggattatatatctcgttaaacagacaatgcgatcaccaggaacaatgaagacataggccctgagcaaattatgtttcataaacttattaaaatatgtatatgtaatataacataacataattataatataatatgatataacattataatgaacaataatttcttctttcccactacgtttctctccctttctccctctttttctccttttctccgttttttttttttttttttttttttgggggggggtagccgatggggggggggggcacgtgcccccatgccccccgaaGTTACGCTACTGATAGGGCCTACCAACATTTCTAATATTCTGAAACTATGAGCATGGTAGGATatctaactttttttcttgaatataatcataattatatgttTTTTCGATCCCAGTGACAGTAGCCATGGTATAAGTATTACTTTGTCTATGGAAATACCTTGTGATAAAAAAGGTGCAAGTTTTGGTCACTCTCATGTCGGTTGTATTTACCTTGTGGAAATACCTTTAATGTTTTCAGTTAATACAGGTTTATAATTACCCCTGAGCTTCCCAAACTGAGATATTAGCGTATAATGATGATCTTCAATCGAAGGTAATAGAGATGcatcaatttttgtttaaaagctTTGATCATAATTCGGGAAACTGAATATAAAAAGTACTTATTACAAAATTGTATTGTGATTGCTTATCATTGCCTCCTTTAGacggattcatgaaaaaaaaatcgagtaTCACTCGTGTCAAGATTAATGTagtttattcataaaaaacacgtgattaataattatcatttgaCAATAATTGTAGGGTCGTATTCATTCGCTGATCGTCATCACCCTTCAATAATTAgtcaataatcatgataatatttcCCAGGGTCCAGTGATATAGCGACTTATCCTgaaccagggtcccgtaacactcaagggttagcgattaatcgtacgcttgattttcatgattgaccatacattgtagtcaatggaatcaatcgtataaaatgttctacgatgattgctaagcttgtGTTCCCTGGTCTGGTCCTTCAGAAAATGGACGACATATAATATAAAGCTTATTTCCAGCAACAGGGGAATATACAGAGTTTTTAACCACTttagagaaagagggaggggggagggagagagagagagagagggggcgtatttttttttctcaactgAATGTACCTACTCTCTATTTTCAATAAGAGCTGAATAAATAGATAGTTACATATCAGGTTAAAGGCTTAGTCCATGTAAGTATAGTTAAATGAAATTTAGAAGATCTAACAATCACAATAACAGAAAttctattgaaatatatttcaa
This genomic interval from Lytechinus pictus isolate F3 Inbred chromosome 3, Lp3.0, whole genome shotgun sequence contains the following:
- the LOC129263843 gene encoding uncharacterized protein LOC129263843, which translates into the protein MAAGANVGRDEAYTTINNAAIAVTTTTAATTISATNATTTKSASATAITIATATTKTTPDTKPPSPQLTRYCSWRRIDQELQSQGLPVSYNKKNAKGPSNELVAEYLATVVEKQRLTCSHR